From the genome of Chloroflexota bacterium, one region includes:
- a CDS encoding inositol monophosphatase family protein, giving the protein MDEIARALAVATEAAVAAGSLIREDFHRPGGARGHDDHAEVDEEAEVLIRGKLLTAFPEWGYRGEETGSANLDPPPRFIWLVDPNDGTRSYLEGYRGNAVSIALLRDREPVLGVVFAPCAPDDDGDLIAWAEGCGPVTRNGAPVAPPAWHERIRDGDCVLVSVDADNDALVNSRILAPGRYRIMPSIAYRLALAAVGDAAIGTGLKGAGDWDYAGGQALLRGNGADMFDQHGVPAVYTAEGESHCRGCFGGAQGPIRQLLSRPWREMLPRRHRHDPTGLMPPFPTLPPGRHVRDAASLRRAQGCLLGHFIGDALGSLVESPSGSTAPARPPESPVEMGDGGPLQTLAGQPTDVSELALTLAHTIDRARRYDDELAARAYAYWLRSQPFRIEGATATALRAAPNISLPLLVRSADGGYRIAAAHRDGSVESVAASARAAADAASTGFGSLTRASPLGIFGHAMEPDDLASIARADSALTHPNPICQDACAVYVVAIAHAISTGAAARDVYRFALDWAESGCQTAEVRGALRNAEVEQPSGRAITRASALTALQIAFHQLLHAPGAQEGIESVVRLPGPASAHAAVAGALLGAVHGRESLPARWRGLVLTCRPVAGAPGVRRPRPEVFWPTGALEMGERLLWVGAADLA; this is encoded by the coding sequence ATGGATGAGATAGCCCGAGCGCTGGCCGTGGCCACCGAGGCCGCGGTCGCCGCGGGGTCCTTGATCCGAGAGGACTTTCACCGGCCCGGGGGCGCGCGCGGACACGACGATCACGCTGAGGTCGACGAAGAAGCGGAAGTCTTGATCCGGGGGAAACTGCTCACAGCCTTTCCGGAGTGGGGCTATCGCGGCGAAGAGACCGGGAGCGCCAACCTTGACCCACCGCCACGCTTCATCTGGCTCGTTGACCCCAACGACGGCACACGGTCGTACCTCGAAGGCTACCGAGGGAACGCGGTCTCCATCGCCCTCCTGCGCGACCGAGAGCCAGTCCTCGGCGTCGTCTTTGCGCCGTGCGCGCCTGATGACGATGGTGACTTGATTGCCTGGGCCGAAGGGTGCGGCCCCGTCACCCGAAACGGCGCCCCCGTCGCCCCGCCCGCATGGCACGAGCGAATTCGCGACGGCGACTGCGTCCTGGTTTCGGTCGACGCCGACAACGACGCGCTGGTAAACAGCCGGATTCTTGCTCCGGGGCGCTATCGGATCATGCCCAGCATCGCCTATCGGCTCGCTCTCGCGGCGGTCGGCGACGCCGCGATCGGGACAGGACTGAAGGGCGCTGGCGACTGGGACTACGCGGGCGGCCAGGCGCTTCTTCGTGGAAACGGCGCCGACATGTTCGATCAGCACGGTGTTCCGGCGGTCTACACGGCGGAGGGCGAAAGCCATTGTCGCGGCTGCTTCGGTGGCGCGCAGGGCCCGATCCGGCAGCTCCTGTCGCGTCCCTGGCGCGAGATGCTGCCGCGCCGTCACCGCCACGACCCGACCGGCCTGATGCCGCCTTTCCCCACGCTTCCGCCCGGACGTCACGTGCGCGACGCCGCCTCCCTGCGACGCGCCCAGGGATGTCTCCTCGGACACTTCATCGGGGACGCGCTGGGAAGTCTGGTTGAATCCCCATCGGGGTCAACCGCGCCAGCCAGGCCCCCCGAGAGTCCGGTCGAGATGGGAGATGGCGGGCCGCTCCAAACCCTGGCTGGGCAACCGACGGACGTCTCCGAGCTTGCGCTGACCCTCGCTCACACCATCGATCGCGCCCGCCGGTACGACGACGAGCTGGCCGCGCGAGCGTACGCGTACTGGCTCCGGTCGCAACCATTTCGGATTGAAGGAGCCACCGCGACGGCGCTTCGTGCAGCGCCGAACATCAGCCTGCCACTCCTCGTGCGGTCGGCGGACGGCGGCTACCGCATCGCCGCGGCTCATCGAGATGGCAGCGTCGAGAGCGTCGCGGCGTCCGCCCGCGCGGCTGCCGACGCGGCCAGCACCGGGTTCGGATCGCTGACCCGCGCGAGCCCTCTGGGGATCTTCGGCCACGCCATGGAGCCGGACGACCTCGCGTCGATCGCGCGGGCGGATAGCGCCCTCACCCACCCAAACCCTATTTGTCAGGACGCATGCGCGGTGTACGTTGTTGCCATCGCTCACGCGATTTCGACCGGCGCGGCAGCACGCGACGTCTACCGTTTCGCGCTAGACTGGGCGGAAAGCGGGTGCCAAACGGCCGAGGTTCGCGGCGCCCTCCGGAACGCGGAGGTCGAGCAGCCATCTGGCCGCGCGATCACTCGAGCGAGCGCCCTAACAGCCCTGCAAATCGCCTTCCATCAGCTCCTTCACGCACCGGGCGCTCAGGAGGGGATCGAATCGGTCGTCCGGCTGCCGGGCCCGGCCAGCGCGCACGCGGCGGTGGCGGGCGCGCTCCTGGGCGCCGTACACGGTCGCGAGTCGCTCCCCGCCCGCTGGCGAGGTCTGGTGCTGACGTGTCGGCCCGTCGCTGGCGCGCCGGGCGTGAGGCGACCGCGCCCGGAGGTCTT
- a CDS encoding ABC transporter ATP-binding protein, protein MLEVAIEKRLRDFELRTAFSADDELIVLFGPSGAGKSVTVRSIAGIITPDAGSIKIDGRPVFDASRGIDVPIQKRHVGYVPQHYGLFPHLSVGENVAYGLAGIPADRARARVSDMLGRLDLAGYERRRPRELSGGQQQRVALARALITEPRVLLLDEPFSALDSMLRARLRRDLLTIHRQFPVTTIFISHDLGEAYTLADKIAVYDRGSVLQVGSRDDIFRRPASGRVARLTGASNVFPARLVARAEPHGRGVACDEPERGHGLRVQLAGTDSILAAEDPGGLLQASVSICIRPEAIVVEDLSTADRPNRIRARVLDHVPGATSVTLFCEASASLAGQGRIEFEAVIPAERFRILKLANGAECVLHLPPADLFVLPDDESNG, encoded by the coding sequence GTGTTAGAGGTGGCAATTGAAAAGCGCCTCCGCGACTTCGAGCTACGGACCGCCTTTTCGGCGGACGACGAGCTTATCGTCCTCTTCGGCCCATCAGGCGCTGGTAAGTCCGTCACCGTGAGATCGATCGCCGGCATCATTACCCCGGATGCCGGCTCGATCAAGATCGACGGTCGGCCCGTCTTCGACGCCTCGCGCGGAATAGACGTCCCGATTCAAAAGCGGCACGTTGGCTATGTCCCACAACACTACGGGCTCTTCCCACACTTGAGCGTCGGGGAGAACGTCGCATATGGGCTCGCAGGGATCCCGGCAGACCGTGCTCGGGCGCGCGTCAGCGACATGCTCGGGCGCCTCGATCTCGCCGGGTACGAGCGTCGGCGCCCGCGCGAGCTCTCCGGGGGACAGCAGCAGCGCGTAGCCCTGGCGCGCGCACTGATCACCGAGCCGCGCGTCCTGCTCCTCGACGAGCCCTTTTCCGCCCTTGATTCGATGCTCCGGGCACGGCTCCGCAGGGACCTGCTAACGATCCACCGACAGTTTCCGGTTACGACGATCTTTATCAGCCACGATCTCGGCGAGGCGTACACCCTGGCCGACAAGATCGCCGTCTATGATCGCGGCTCCGTCCTCCAGGTGGGGAGCCGCGATGACATCTTCCGCCGCCCGGCCTCCGGCCGCGTGGCTCGGCTGACCGGCGCGTCCAACGTCTTCCCAGCACGCCTCGTCGCGCGAGCCGAGCCGCACGGGCGCGGAGTAGCCTGCGATGAGCCCGAGCGCGGGCACGGTCTTCGCGTGCAGCTCGCCGGAACGGACAGCATCCTGGCGGCGGAAGACCCCGGCGGCCTGCTCCAGGCCAGCGTGTCCATCTGCATTCGGCCGGAGGCGATCGTCGTTGAGGACCTATCTACCGCGGATCGTCCGAATCGCATTCGCGCGCGCGTGCTCGATCATGTGCCGGGGGCAACGAGCGTCACGCTCTTCTGCGAGGCATCGGCATCGCTCGCGGGCCAAGGGCGAATCGAATTTGAGGCGGTGATCCCGGCGGAACGCTTCCGCATTCTGAAGCTCGCGAACGGAGCCGAATGCGTCTTGCACCTCCCACCGGCGGACCTTTTCGTCCTTCCGGACGACGAATCGAATGGATGA